Proteins co-encoded in one Nicotiana sylvestris chromosome 7, ASM39365v2, whole genome shotgun sequence genomic window:
- the LOC104210809 gene encoding uncharacterized protein isoform X3: MAAWAAAARQAANLSRFSASKSVSTTKQGALLIQRRGLAGGGDHHGPPKVNFWQDPMSPSKWKEEHFVIVSLTGWGLAFYGGYKLFTKGNKEKKEEKVGEGSH, translated from the exons ATGGCGGCGTGGGCGGCAGCAGCACGTCAAGCAGCGAACTTATCTCGATTCTCCGCTTCCAAATCAGTTAGTACAACGAAGCAAGGTGCCTTGCTTATCCAGCGGCGTGGTCTTGCCGGTGGTGGTG ATCATCATGGACCTCCAAAGGTGAACTTTTGGCAGGATCCGATGAGTCCATCAAAATGGAAAGAAGAGCAC TTTGTGATCGTCTCTCTTACTGGTTGGGGATTGGCCTTCTACGGAGGTTATAAGCTCTTCACAAAGGGAAACAAAGAGAAGAAGGAAGAG AAAGTTGGTGAAGGATCGCACTGA